GGGTATTTCCATTGGGAGCAGTCAGGCCAATGCCAGTGATAACGATTCGATGGTGGGACATAGTGGGATTAAACAGTCGATGTAAGTTAAAGATTTGGGAAATTAAAAGGTTAATATTGCCCGTATAGATACCTTCTGTTCCGATTCTGCTTCACCTCTCAAATTGGCACTATTTATTGATGAAGATTCTTGTTGTCGGTGGTGCCGGCTATATAGGCAGTCACTGTGTTCGTCAGATTATCTCTGCAGGCCACCAACCAGTAGTTGTTGATAACCTGGTTTTGGGTCATCGAAAGGCTGTTTCTGGTGATGTTCCCTTTTACCAAGGCGATTTGGGTGATGAAGGCTTTGTCCTGCCATCCTGGAAAATGAGAAAATAGACATCGTCATGCATTTTGCTGCTTTTGCGGCGGTTGGTGAAAGCGTTCAGGATCCGATGATGTATTACCTGAACAACGTAGCTGCTACGATTCATCTGTTAAACTCTATGAAGAAAGCAGGGGTAAACAAATTCATTTTTTCATCAACTTGCGCAACGTTTGGCATCGTAGAAGATTTGCCCATCACCGAAAACCACCTTCAGAAGCCGATCAATCCTTACGGTCAGACGAAGCTGGATATAGAGAATTTCCTCAGATCATATGCTTCATCTACCGATTTCTGATTTGCCGTATTTCGCTACTTTAATGCGGCTGGCGCATCCGAGGATGGATCAATTGGTGAAGATCATGATCCTGAATTCAGCTTAATCCCCCTCGCGATCCAGTCTGCTATTGGGCAAAGAAGCAGTTTGAAACTATGTGCCAATGATTACCCCACGCCTGATGGCACTTGATTGAGGGATTATGTGCATGTCGATGATCTATCCAGTGCCCATATAGCTGCCTTTGAGAAGCTTGAAGAACCAGGTCAGCAGCTCTTTTTCAACCTAGGCATTGGGAAGTCCTCCTCAGTGAAGGAAGTGATTTCAACAGTAGAAAAAGTGAGTGGCCTAAGCGTTCCATTTGAATATGCGGATCGTCGACCCGGTGATCCTCCGGCCTTTTTTGCCGATTCGACAATGGCTAACGACATCTTGGGTTGGGAACCCAAATTTCCTGACTTAGAAGCTATCGTAGAAACCGCCTGGAAGTGGAACTCGAGTCATCCGGATGGATTTGATGACTAAGACCCTTCTGATGCTGCGTCATTGCTCTTCTTTATACTGCTCGATTCGTTTGCGAAGCGTGGCTCGAGTAATGCCAAGGATGGCTGAAGTGCGAACCTGATTTCCGCCGGTTTCTTCCAGCGCTCGAACAATCATGGCATGCTCGATCAGGGTCAAAATGTCTTCGTTGGCCCCTTCTCGGAGTTTTTTGTAAAGCAACTCATAGCTGTCTTCTATGCTCAGCACCGAAGGGGCTGGATCAGTGGCAGTGGTGCTTTCGTCTTCATCTTGAGCGTCCGAACTTACTTCCGTAGAAGTCGACAATTTCTTCAGATCCAAATTGCGCTCGTTTGCCCAATCATGAATTTCGGAAGGAAGGTCTTTGGAAAGTATGGTATCACCCTGCGCCAGGACTGATGCGCGATTTATTACGTTTTCAAGTTCACGCACATTGCCAGGCCATGGATACTGTTCTAATAATGAGCGAACATCTGCACTAATGCGGTTAATTCGACTTTTCCCTTGTTTGGCGAGGCGCTGGAGCATGAAGTCTATTAACTCAGGGATATCGGCGCTTCGCTCCTTTAAATTCGGCAGGCGTATGCGGGCTACATTGAGTCGGTAGTAGAGGTCTTCCCTGAAATCTTTGTCCTCGACCAACTTTTCCAAGTCCTTGTTGGTCGCGGCAACCAGACGGACGTTGACCTTAAGGGTTTCAGAGCCCCCTACTCGCTGAATCTCCCCTTCCTGCAATACGCGCAGCACTTTTGTTTGGGTCGCGAGTTCCATATCACCGATCTCGTCCAAAAAGATGGTGCCTCCATCGCAGAGCTCAAATTTACCTTTTCGAGTTTGAGCCGCCCCTGTAAACGCACCTTTTTCATGCCCAAATAACTCACTCTCAATCAAGTTTTCCGGGATAGCAGCGCAATTGACCGCGATGTAGGGGCCGCCTGATCGAAGGCTGTGCTGGCAAATGGCTTTGGCGATCAATTCCTTACCCGTTCCACTTTCGCCGGTAATCAGGACAGTAACTTCACTGGCTGCAATTTGCCCGATCTGCTTAAACACCTCCTGCATGGGCTGAGAACTTCCCACTATGCCCTCCTTATAGTCGTCGCTATTTAGGAGAGGTTCATACTCCTCCGTGCTTTCTCTGTCGGCTTTCGCTTCCAGTGCTTTTTCGATGAGCGACATCACCTTCTCCATATCGAAGGGTTTGATGATGTAGTCGAATGCTCCAAATTTCATGGCTTCAATGGCTGTCTGAGTAGTGCCATAGGCCGTCATCATTATGATATGACAGCTATCTCGGTCACCCATGAGATGCTGGAGTGTCTCCAGTCCCGAGATGCCCCCCATTCGGTTATCGAGAAAAATAATATCCGGTAGCTCCTTGGCAGCGACTTCTATCCCTTTTTCACCACTGCCAGCCTCTATTACTTCGAAATTGCGAGTTTGTAAGACACGGCTCAGTGAATAGCGAACTTCATCGTCGTCATCGATAATCAAAATTTTTGCAGTCATTCCTTCCATAGATCTTCTCCTGGTCAGTTGGGTTTAACCTATCTTACAGCAGGATTTTTGCCATTGCATAGGCTAAACAAAAGATGGGTCAATTCTCATATGCAAATCGCATAGGTTCAAAAGACAATGAAGATCCTTTTTGAAGACGCTCTATTACTGGTAATCAGTAAGCCAGCAGGCACCATCACTGAAGGCCCTACCAAGGATGGTAAGGAGTCAGCAGAGTCATGGTTGTCTAAAAATGGGCAACAGCGTGTATACGCCTGTCATCGATTAGACCGAGATACAACGGGTGTGGTCATTTTTGCTAAAACAAAATCAGCTCTACGACTCATCAATGAACAATTCTCCAAGCGTCAGATAAAAAAAACTTACCTGGCTTGCGTGGATGGAGAATGGGCAAAGGCCTGGAATCGAATTGAAACTAGAATTAGAAGAACCACGGGAGCGGCCTGGGAAAATGCCGATGAAGGGAAGCTGGCAATTACGACCTTTCGGAGATTGGCATCTTGGAATGGCCGAAGCCTTCTGCAGGTGCTGCCCAAAACAGGCCGGACTCATCAAATTCGGCTCCATTGTGCATTCAAGTCCTGTCCGATATCAGGTGATGGGTTATACGGTCAAAGGACAGAAGATCTGCCTTCGATGGCCTTACACGCCCGAGAACTTTTATTTAAGCACCCTACGACCCAAGAGAATTTGCGGATAGAAGCCCCCTTGCCGGATTACTGGCAATCGCATTGGTTAAAGGATTGCCCAGTTCAAATGGACTAAAGCGATATGCCTCTTTTCCAGGGCAGAAAATCGTCCTGTCCAAGTCGAACCGCTGCAGGTTGGAACTTGCCACTGGCTACGTCGACAACCTGGTCCAGCAATTCATTTCCCATTTCAGGAATGGATTTTTCACCTCTAATAATGGGGCCTGCATCAAAATCGATAATATCACTCATGGATTCAGCCAGTTTGGTGTTGGTGGCCATTTTTATGGTTGGGGTAACCGCATTTCCGGTAGGCGTACCCAGTCCGGTAGTGAAAATGATGATATTGCATCCGGCTCCGGCAAGTGCGGTGGTTGATTCCACATCTCCGCCAGGGGTGCACAGTAAGTTCAAGCCCGGTTTGGTCGCCATCTCTGGGTAATCCAGCACATCTTCAATAGGCGAAGTGCCACCTTTTTTTGCGGCCCCGGCAGATTTGATGGCATCCGTGATCAATCCGTCGGCGATATTTCCAGGGGAAGGATTGGCATAAAACCCTGACCCCACCTCTTCTGCACGAGCCGAGTAGGTATTCATCAAATCCTGAAAACGCTTGGCCACCGGGTCTGAAACACAACGATTCAATAGTTCGCGCTCGACCCCACACAGTTCGGGGAATTCTGCCAAAATAGGAGTTCCCCCCAATGCTACTAGCATATCAGACATGTGACCCAGGCTTGGGTTGGCTGACAAGCCAGAGAATCCATCAGAGCCTCCACATTCCAGCCCTATGGTCAGTTTGGATAAGGGAGCAGGTTCTCTTTTTAATTGGTTAATATCATCGAGGCCTACAAAAATATCTTTTAGGGACTGGGTGAGCATCATCTGCTCTGACTCGCTTTTCTGCTGAGTGTGAATATGGAGGGGTCGATCAAAACCAGGATCACGTTTGTCAATTTCTTCCTGTAAGCGACTGACTTCGGCCTGCTGACAACCCAAACTCAAAACGGTAGCACCCGCCACATTGGGATGGGTTATGTAGCCGGCCAATAAACCGCACAAGGCATGAGAATCTGAATAAACGCTTCCACATCCAGCTCCATGAGTAAGGAATTTAACTCCGTCTACATTGGGGAACGGTCTGGAACTGGCTCCAAGACCGGCAGGTAATTCTTCCGCTAGCCACTCCTCGCGGCTGGCCCCCTGCTCTCTTAGGAATGCCATGCGCTTGAATAGGCTTTCATAGCGACTGCGCTGCCCCATTCCTAAGGTTTCAGCCACGGCCTCCCGCATCACATTGATGTTCCGATTCTCACAAAATACTAGAGGAACCACCAACCAGACGTTTTGAGTTCCTGCGCGCCCGTCAGATCGGTGATAGCCGTCAAAGGTTTTACCATTCCATTGCGATATATCCGGAGCGGTCCATGAGGCCATCACTTCACGCTGGGACGCAGAGTAGCTATCAATTTCGTGGGTAATATTGTTTATGGTCAGTAATCCGCCAGCGGGAATAGCTTCATTCGCAATCCCGACGGTTACTCCATACATGTGTATGAGGTCGCCTTTTTGAAAGTCCTTAAGGGCTACTTTGTGTTTCGCCTGGATGGGTTCGACGGTTTTGATGTTTGGAGAAACATCAATTCCAGGTGCTAGGTCTTCTAAAGCGACAGCTACGGTATCTTTAGGATCAATGATTATAGAGGTTTTCATACTAAATGGTGAAGGAACCCCACAGACTTAGGCTTTACGGGTGAATATCAGCAATAAAATTGTCGAAAGAAACGTAATTTGAGAGTTTGGACTTCACATTCTGGCAAACCTGGGCATCTACCAGCCCAGTGGTATCGGCGAGAAAACAAATATACTCAGCCACTTTGACGGCGTATCGAAGGCGACCTTCATCGCTGATCGAATAAAAACGTGCCCTCTGTTTGTATCCTGCCGGCGAGTGATCACCTAAAGAGGACTTTTCAGCTACCCCATCGGCAGCCAGCACGTAGAGGAAATTGTATTCAAACCAGAACATATGATCTGGGTTGGGTCTTAGCGCTTCCAGGGCCGTTCTAGTGCTGGCAGCTGACTCGAACACCTCCGTATTTGTTTTCTCAAAGTTGAGGGCATCGACAATGAATTCACGGGCCATTTTTTGTTCTGTTGGATCGGCGCTGAATGCTCCTGCCACAGCTAAATCAATGGTGAATGCATACCAATCCCTCCATAGAGCTTGGTCACTGGTGTCACTCGATTGGCTGAGCGCGACACCCATTTCGTAGGTGTAACGACCACTGGTTTTAATCTCGAGATTCTGAGAAGTCACGTCACCCATCACTTTGTAATTCTCTCCTGATTTTCCTGAACCAGAATGAAAACCAATGCTGACGCCCAGTTTTTCACAAACAACCCATTGGCGAGTGATCATCTCTTCCAGTTCCTTATTATCAGGATATGGCATGTTCTTTTGGAAACCAAATGCAGGTGCCACAAAATCTGCCGACATGCCCATTGCTTCACATAATGAGAGCATAATCCCTGTTGTTTCTGGGCTCGTAAGTCCTGGCAACTCATCGATTGATAATTCCCGCAAGTAGGCACGGCCT
This genomic stretch from Opitutia bacterium ISCC 52 harbors:
- a CDS encoding altronate dehydratase family protein, translating into MKTSIIIDPKDTVAVALEDLAPGIDVSPNIKTVEPIQAKHKVALKDFQKGDLIHMYGVTVGIANEAIPAGGLLTINNITHEIDSYSASQREVMASWTAPDISQWNGKTFDGYHRSDGRAGTQNVWLVVPLVFCENRNINVMREAVAETLGMGQRSRYESLFKRMAFLREQGASREEWLAEELPAGLGASSRPFPNVDGVKFLTHGAGCGSVYSDSHALCGLLAGYITHPNVAGATVLSLGCQQAEVSRLQEEIDKRDPGFDRPLHIHTQQKSESEQMMLTQSLKDIFVGLDDINQLKREPAPLSKLTIGLECGGSDGFSGLSANPSLGHMSDMLVALGGTPILAEFPELCGVERELLNRCVSDPVAKRFQDLMNTYSARAEEVGSGFYANPSPGNIADGLITDAIKSAGAAKKGGTSPIEDVLDYPEMATKPGLNLLCTPGGDVESTTALAGAGCNIIIFTTGLGTPTGNAVTPTIKMATNTKLAESMSDIIDFDAGPIIRGEKSIPEMGNELLDQVVDVASGKFQPAAVRLGQDDFLPWKRGISL
- a CDS encoding RluA family pseudouridine synthase, producing MKILFEDALLLVISKPAGTITEGPTKDGKESAESWLSKNGQQRVYACHRLDRDTTGVVIFAKTKSALRLINEQFSKRQIKKTYLACVDGEWAKAWNRIETRIRRTTGAAWENADEGKLAITTFRRLASWNGRSLLQVLPKTGRTHQIRLHCAFKSCPISGDGLYGQRTEDLPSMALHARELLFKHPTTQENLRIEAPLPDYWQSHWLKDCPVQMD
- a CDS encoding sigma-54 dependent transcriptional regulator; the protein is MEGMTAKILIIDDDDEVRYSLSRVLQTRNFEVIEAGSGEKGIEVAAKELPDIIFLDNRMGGISGLETLQHLMGDRDSCHIIMMTAYGTTQTAIEAMKFGAFDYIIKPFDMEKVMSLIEKALEAKADRESTEEYEPLLNSDDYKEGIVGSSQPMQEVFKQIGQIAASEVTVLITGESGTGKELIAKAICQHSLRSGGPYIAVNCAAIPENLIESELFGHEKGAFTGAAQTRKGKFELCDGGTIFLDEIGDMELATQTKVLRVLQEGEIQRVGGSETLKVNVRLVAATNKDLEKLVEDKDFREDLYYRLNVARIRLPNLKERSADIPELIDFMLQRLAKQGKSRINRISADVRSLLEQYPWPGNVRELENVINRASVLAQGDTILSKDLPSEIHDWANERNLDLKKLSTSTEVSSDAQDEDESTTATDPAPSVLSIEDSYELLYKKLREGANEDILTLIEHAMIVRALEETGGNQVRTSAILGITRATLRKRIEQYKEEQ